The window TGGTTAATTTCCAAGCGTTTATTGTTGGTTCATTGTTTGGCTGGAAGAAAAAGAAAGATGGTCTTAGAAGATTTACCTATGCTGTCATCTCAATGGCACGTAAACAAGGTAAATCAATTATTGTTGCTGGTATTGCATTGTATATGCTGGTTTACGAAAAGAACCCAGTAATGGCACGCCAGATTTATACTGCTGCAAATAAGCGAGATCAAGCAAAACTTACTTTTAACTATGTGGTTGATTTCTTAAAACCACTTAGATACAAGTCGAAATTTTTTAGAAAACGTACTCGAATTAAACGAGACACTATCGAAGATACAGAAAGTAGTTCATTTATTACTCCACTCTCAAATGATGTTAAAGGAATGCAAGGTTTGAACACGATGCTAGGGATTCTTGATGAGCAGGCCGATTCTACTGATAGATCAGTTCTGGAAGCTATTCAGAAATCTCAACGTCAACAGAAACAGCCACTGACTATTATTATTTCAACCGTTTCGGATCAGATTAATGGTTGGTTTCATGAAACAGAATATAAGTACGTTACCAAGTTACTCAATGGTGATGTGGAAGATGATACTTACTTTGCTGTTTGGTATGAGCAGGACAACGAAGAAGAGCTGGCTGATCCTAAGAATTGGATTAAATCGAACCCTATTCTTTATGACGAAAAAATCCGTGAACACTTACTTCCAAAACTAAAAGAAGACTGGAAACGTGCCCAGGACATGGAAACTACTACTTCTTCTAAGATTTATACCTTTAACATGTGGCAACAAGCCAGTGAGAATTCCTACATTAACGTAAAAGATTGGTCAACTATTCGAATTGATAAAACACCTGATTTATATGGCAGGGATGTCTACTTAGGCCTTGACTTAGCCCGTGTAGGAGACCTATCAGCTGTGAGCTGGTGCATACCAATTGATGAAGATAGTAAGTTCTATGTTGGCTCTCACGCGTTTGTTGGTACTCGTGGAGGAATAGAGAACAAGATACAGCGAGATAAGATTGATTATCTTGCTTTACGAAAACGGGGAGAAGTTACCTTAAGTAACTTGCAGAGTGGCAATATTGATGACCAACAGATCATTGATTACATTTACAACTTCATTGGTCAATATAACTTAAACGTTAGATCAATGTGCTATGACCGCTACTCTGCAAATCACATCATAGATACGTTTAATGAAGATGGTTATCTCATGGTTGATGTAGCTCAAGGATTAGCTACTTTGTCTGAACCGACTAAGCAATTTAGGAAATTTGTTCAGGATAAAACTATTGAACATGGAGATAATCGACTGCTTGAGATTGCGGTTAACAATGCAATTGTTAAAGAGAATAATGACGCAGTTATTTTGGATAAAACAATGTATCGCAATAAGATTGACCCTTTAGCAGCATTAATCAATGCGTTTACTCAAGCGTATCTATATGACTTCTCTCTTGTTCATAAGAGAGACGATGATTTTTATGAAAACGAATTTCACTTTTAAAACTATTAGTCTATGCATTTTAGCTAATATCCATACCTTATTTTGCCTAATCGGAATACTACTTGTTTCAGTAGGACTGTTTCTGATTGGAGCACCTGTTGGCTTTATTGGTACTGGAGTTATTTTGGTAACTTTAGCTATCTATATTGACCGCACATCAAATTACAAATAGGAGGTGACATAATGACCTTTTTTCGTCCGTTAACAGCGTTTAACGATTCAGGATCTTTTATTGATTTCAATGATAGTAATCCGCGATATGTTCCAATTGACAAGTTACGGAATTCAGACGTATTTACAGCCGTCAACGTCATTTCTAACGATATCGCAACTAATCCCATTAAGCTTGAAAGTGATAATGTCAACCACATTGCAGATGATAATTTTAGTGACTTAAACTACTTGCTTAATGTAAAACCTAATGATTATGTTTCTGCACGAGATTTTAAGTATGCATTATGTGCGAACTTGCTACTTACAGGAAATGCCTATGCTAGAATTCTTAGATCAAAGCGTAGAAATAAACCGATGGCTTTAATTCTACTTAGACCAAGTTGGGTTGATGTAGAAGTGGAAGACCTAACAGGGCAGATTAGATACTACATTCAAGACAATACTCATGATCCGTATTACTTAGATCCTGAGGACATTATTCATATAAAAATGCTTACCACTAATGGAATGATAGGAGCTAGTCCTCTTTATTCATTAGTTGATGAGTTATCAATGCAAAGACAAGGAAATAAGTTACTTAACGACTTCTTTGGTTCAGGAATTAATGGTTCAGCAATCCTTAAATTGCCAGGAGACCCTACACCTGATTCTAGAGACAATGTGCGAAAAAAATGGCTTGAAGCAAACACTGGTAACAAAACACACCGAGTAATGGTGCTTAGTTCACGGGAAGAATACACTCCCGTAGAAATCGATACTTCCATTTTAAAAATCGTCAATTCCAATGATTACACTACCAAGCAGATTGCAAAAGCGTTTGGTATACCAGTTTCTCGTTTAGGACTAGAAAACGCACATACATCACTTCCACAATCAAACCTAGATTACATTCAAAACTCATTAGATCACTACTTCAATCGTTTTACTTCTGAATTTAATATCAAACTTCTGTCATTTCAACAAGCTAAGAAGTATCACTTTGAGTTTGATGTATCTCGTTTAATGGAGCTTGATACCGAAACAAATATGAAGCAAACACTTGATTGGTATAAGAGTGGATTGCTTGATGACAATGAAGCTCGTAGAAGACTTGGATATGCACCTTATAAAGATGTCATGTCTGGTACTCGTGTAATTATGAGTAACTTTGTTCCTATTGAAAACATCAGAGAGAATTTTCCTAATAACGTTATTAAAGGTAATCAATATGACGATAATGGCAAGCCTACTGATGAAGAACATTTTGAACAAACAGGTCAAGGCAATGTCGTAAAGGTTAAGACGGGAAAAGGCAATGACACTAATGGAGATCAGAAACTTAATTCAGATGCCGAAAGTGGATCAGGAGACAAGAAAGATTCAAGGAACGGCAGTGGTATTCAACCAAAGAAGTGAGGACTTAGGTGGTTTTATTGAAGAAATTGAACCTAGTGCTTTCGATAGTGTGGATACATCAGATGTGGTTCTACTTTACAACCACAATACGGGAGATGTGCTAGCTAGAACTAGTGCTAATACTTTATTACTCAATATAGATGGTTCTGGAGTCCATTTTGAAGCTGAAATTCCTAAAACTACTTTAGGTAATGACACAATGACTAACTTAGAAAATCGTAATGTTCAAGGGATGAGTTTTGGTTTCACAATTGCTGACGATGATTGGCAAGAACAGCCAGATGGTTCACTACTGCATATTGTGAGAAAGATTGGAAAACTCTATGAGTTATCATTAACTCCTTTTCCTGCCTATAAAGAAACTGATGTGGCTGTTTCTCAACGCTCAATGAAAAACTTTTTAGATAAAAGAAATGAATTAGAAGCCGATAAAGAATGGCTTAAATTACAAAAAGACTTAAATATCAAGGAGATTTAAATGCTAAAAGAAAAGATTAAGGAAGCTACAGCTAAATACAATGATTTAGTTCAAAAGCGTAGCGCCTTATTGAAGGATGCAGATACTGCTTCTGAAGTAAAGGATATTAAAGAAATTCGTTCTAAGATTACTGGTCTTAATACTGAATTAGATCAAGCTAAAGCTGACCTAGACGATTTAAAAGAACTAGAAAAAGAAGAACAACGCTCAATTGCTCCTGAGGTTAATGAAGGGCCTCATCACCGTGGCGGTGGTTCAAGTAAAGATAAGTTGGAAATTCAAAAACGAGCTATTAATGCTTATATTCACACTCGTGATGCTTCTAATGCTACTGAAGTTGGATTGAAATCAGAAGATGCTGAAGTAACCATTCCAAAGGATATTCAGTACATTCCTACTGAAGAAGTTAAAACTGTTACTGATTTATCTAAATTAGTAACTCAATTTACTCCTACTACTGCTTCAGGAACTTATCCAATTGTAAAACGTGCTACTGCTAAATTGCATACAGTAGCTGAATTAGAAAAGAACCCAGAATTGGCAAAGCCTGAATTTATTAAACGCGAATGGAAAGTAGATACTTACCGTGGCGCTATTCCGCTGTCACAAGAATCTATTGAAGATTCGGCTGCCGATTTAATTGGTATTGTTTCAAATAACGCAATGGAACAAAAAATTAATACTACTAATGCTGCTATTTCAACTATTTTACAAAGTTTTACTGCTAAATCTGTTTCAGGTAGTGATGTAGATGCGATTAAACACATTTTGAATGTAGATTTAGATCCAGCATATCAACGTACTATTATTGCATCACAAAGCTTCTATCAATACTTAGATACTTTAAAGGATAAAAACGGTCGCTATTTACTTAATGATCCAATTACTACTGATTCTCCAGCAATGTTGTTAGGTGTATCTGTAATTGTAGTTGAAGATAATTTATTAGGTAAGGATGGCGAAGCACATGCCTTTATTGGAGATATTAAACGTGCAGTGCTTTATGCTAACCGTTCTGATATTCAAATTAGATGGGTGGATAACGATATTTACGGTACTTATTTACGTGCATCAGTAAGATTCGGAGTAGTTAAAGCTGACGAAAATGCAGGTTACTTTGTAACCGCTGGTACAGCGGGAAATTAAATCCCCCACCAGAAAATGGTGGGGACACAAAGCCCATTAATGCTAATACAGTAGCTGAAATTAAGGCTTACTTGGATAAGCATTCAATTGAGTATCCAGCGTCTGCACCTAAGGACGACTTATTAAAGCTGGTGTAATAAATGGCTGATACTACATTTGATAAACAACAATTTAAAGATTATTTACGTATCAATTTTGATGAAGATAATGCAGTTATTGAGAATCTGTGGAGGGGTGCAGAGGAAGTAATTTGTACTCAAGTTTCTAAAACTGCTACTCCAGAAAAGTTATCTAAATATCAAATGTTTACTATTGCAGTTCGATTATTAGCGACACATTGGTATGAGAGTAAAACAACTGTTCCACAGACTGCTACGGTTAAAGCAAATACTGCTGAAATTCCATACGGAGTTACTAGATTAATCGACATTATTTACACGAGGTACGTAAATGATCCTGAATTTAATGAAGACGAAAATTCAGGTAATGAAAAACAAGACGGTCAAGAATAAGGAAGACGGGACATATGAAGATAAGCTAGTTCCAATTAAAGAACTATGGTGTGATGTCACAAGGTCTACCTTGAAAGAGTATCGCGAAAATAGTGGCTTAGAAGAAGGCAAGGATAACACTATCTTCTTAGTTAACTACATGGATAGTCGAGAGATTACTAGTGATATGTTCATTCATTTTAACGGCAATGACTACAATATTAAAAATATTCAACGCGATTATGAACGCTTTGATAGCACGAGAATAACAGGAAGGTTGGTGGAGAAGTAATGGTTCAAGGGCTAGAGGATGTCATGAGTAACATTCGTGCCCTTAGAGATAAGGGACAAAGAGCACAGAAAGATGCTCTTAATAAAATGGGTGATACTTTTGAAAATACCTTACGTGAAAATATACCAGTTGGTATGCAACACGGTTATGAAATTCACTTAGCAGAAGACGTTAAAAAAGGCACTCCACGAATGAGACAAGGTATTTTGTCTCTTAAGGTCGGACTGGCTGGTTCCGCATCTACTGGTGAATTGCCAGCTTGGTATGCACACTTTGCTGATACTGGATCAATGAAGAAAGCACCAACATTCTTTTCTGAAAAGTCTCGTGACCAATCAATACCTGAATTAAAACAAGACGTAATCGATCAGTTTAAGAAAGAGTTAGGATCATGATTTTTGCAGATCAAAAAGTTTATTCTGCTTTAGCTAATAACGAAAAGCTAACTAAGGCTATGGCTGATATGCAAACCAATTCTACAGATGAAGATATGATTTTTAATTTCGATATTCCAGAAGAATATCAAGGAAATAAGTATGCTCCTATTATTCGTGTGAATTACATAGGTAATAAATATCGCAGTTCTGATGACGATGGAGCATACACCAAGCCTAGAGTGTGCGTATCTTTATGGACTAAAACATTTAGTCAAGGGACAAAATTACTTCCTATTATATTAGACGCTTTAAAAGGTATTGGTTTTTATCGGTATGCAGATAGCCACACGAAAGATCCTGACACTGCTGACCAACCTAATAAACAACTTTATATGTTCCAGCTATACGTTAATGGAATAATTTTTGAAGAAGAGGAATAAATAAATGGCAGACAAGAAATTCGTGAAAATTGGTGCTAAGAACTTACGCTTTGCCCAATTAGACGATGAAGGATTTATTAAGGGCGATATCCTTCAATTACCAGGTACTACTGAAATTGATGTATCTGTTACTTCAGACAATGCAACTATTAATGCCGATGATGGTCCTTACATGACTTTATCATCTGGTATTTCTAAGACTACCGCTAAGGTAAGTAATTACTTCTTAACTCCTGAAGCTAAAACAATGCTTTTAGGAACTAAATATGCAAAGGGAATGGAATTCTACGGGGACGATTCATTACCAAACCACGTTGCTATGATGTTTGAAACACAATTGCAATCTAATGAAGCACACCCTCTCTATGTAGGTTTGTTAAATGGTACTTTTAAGTTCCCAGATAACAAGAACAAGACTAAGGGTTCTGGTGCTCCTGATCCTTCTCCTGAAGAACTCGAAGGAGAATTTGTAATGCAGGAACGTGGCAATAATAAAATTGCTGAAATTAATGGTTTCACTTCTGATCCAGATTTCGATATGGCAACGTATGAATCTGTGGTATTCCCTAAAGATCAAGCAAGTTTAGATGCAGCATTGAAGAAAGTTTTTGATGCAACTACACCTAGTGGACCTACTGCATAAAGTTAAAACTATAATCAGTCGCGCTAGAAATAAACAATAGTCACAGACCGCGGCTATTTCTAGGAGAAAACTATGAAAGAAACAATTAAGTTATATGAAGATGGCGAATACAAAACCTACGAACGAGATATGGCTAAGATCCCTTTAACTGTAGAAGATTGGATGAACGCTAATGAATTAGATGTTGCCCAACATAACTATTCAATGAAAACAACTAGCGATAAGCCGATGAAAGCCAAAGATGCACAAGACTTAGTTAAAGCTGATGTAAAGTTTGTAGTTAATTACTTTAGAAATCAATTTACACTTGACCAAGCAATGAAAGGTATTGCACCTAAGGTAATGGTTGAAGAATTTAATAAATGGTATAGCCAATCAGCTGGTGCATTAGACATTGGTAATGAAAAAGGTGACCAAAAAAAATAACTGTTGAAGAATTGAAGAAAAGCCGAAAAAAAGTATTAGCTTTATTTCGTGTAATGCAAGAAAAGTTTGGCTACAACATGAAAGATATTCTTTCAATGCGTGGGCCAGAATTTAAAACTTTTGTTGATTCATTTGGCGAAAACAAAGTCGAAGAAAAACCTAAGCTAACTACTATAGATCAGGCATTCCCTCAATTCTTTACAGATCCGTTTGCTAAGAGAAAGGGGAGTAAATCTTAATGGCAGATGAATTAGGTCACATATCTGCGGAGATCGCTCTTGATATTAATCCTTTCTTAACAAACCAACGTGTTCTTGAAACTCAAATAGGCAGAACTGGTAAGCTCCTGAATAATATGGAGAACAGCTTTAAAACAGCTGGTTCGAAGATTAGTGCTAATAATATTTTTAAAACTCAAGTAGCACAACTGAAAATGCTTGATAAGCAAATGTCTAATTATCAAAGACATATGTCAGAAGTGCAAAAAAGTATTGCTAATGGAAATAATACTGTAGCTAATCAACGTTCTCTTGCTTCTACTGCTACTCAATTGCAGAATGCGTCAATAAAATATGACCAACTTAGAATGTCTGCTGCACGTACTCTTCAAGAACAACGTGCTGCAAGTTCTGTTTTCGGTCAAGCGTCTGCAAGAATTGGAGACTATGGCAACAAGATAGAAGAAGCAGGTCAAAAAATTAAAGGTATGGGTAGCACCTTAGGTTCTGCTGTAATTGGAGCAGGATTATACAATGCTGCTAAAGCTGCAATGAGTTTTAAATCTGAAATTCAAGGTATTGGACCATTGCTTTCAGAAGATGGTCGAATTACTAGTCAGGTTACTCAACAGCTAAATCAAATGAGTGCAAGTTCACTTAGATGGTCTAAGCAATATGGTATTTCAACTCATGAAATCAATAATGCGATGACCGAACTTGTAAGACGTGGATTTACTGCTAACCAAACTCTAGGTTCAATGCCAGCTATTCTTAATGCTAGTCGTGCATCAGGTGAAAGCTTAGGCATTGTTATGCAGGCTACTGCTAGTTCAATTGAAATGTTTGGACTTAAGGCTAATACTGCTGCTGAACAAACTAAGAATACTACCCGAGTTACCGATGTTTTAACAGTTGCCGCTAATAAAACTGCTACTAGTTTTGCAGATATTGCTGCTGCAATGACTTATGTTGGTCCAACTGCTGCACAAGCTCATATGAGTATTGAACAGATTGCTGCTGCAATTGGTGCATTATCTAACAAGGGTATTGAAGCCTCTACTGCTGGTACTACTTTACGTCAGGTATTGAGTAAGTTAACTACTGATACCAAGACTAACCGTGCTAATATGCAAGCAATCGGTGTGGATATTGATGAGATTAAGAAAAAGGGAGTAGACCTTCCTAAGTTAATTGACCAAATCAATAACAAACTAAAAGATAAGACACCTACTGAAAAGATGGCTTTGCTAAACGCAGCGTTTGGTAAGCTTGGTCAAGGTGTTATGGCTTTGTTTGAAAAGTCAAATAAGAGTAGTAAATCAGCTGGTGATGAACTTCGTAACTTACAAGGCGAGCTTGAAAAAGCTGGCGGTACAACTAAACGTATTGCTGACCAGATGAATAATACTCCACAAGCTAAGTGGGAAAGATTTAAACAAACAATGCACGCCACATTAATTGAAATTGGTGGCAATATGCTTCCTGCTGTAACTGGATTGATGAAAAACATTCAGAACTTAGCTGAAGCATTTAGTCGTTTAGATCCAGCTACTCAATCAGCAATCGTTAAGTTCTTAGCTTTATATGCTGCAATTAAGCCATTAAGCGCTGTGGTCGGAGCGCCTATTGAAGGCATTGGTAAGCTTACCAATGGTTTTAAGAAATTATTTGATTTAGGTGCAAAATTAAAGGCTGGTTCTTTAACATCAGCACTTAAAGAAGTAGACAGTGCATTAGGTAAAGTAAGCGATGCTAAAGGTGCAGTTACTACTCTGCAAAGTGTGGGTAGTGCAGCAGAACATTCTGGGACTAAGTTCTTAGGCTTAGCTGGAAAGATAGAAAATACTGCTTCTAAGGGAGCAGAATTGGCAACAGCTATTCCTGGAACTGTTAGTGGTTTTACTGCATTAGGTACTGGAGCTACAGAGGCAACTACAGCGACAGCTACTTTAGGTTCAGCATTAGCAACCACTGCTATAGGTGTAGGTGCTGTAGCTGGAGTATTGGCAGTGGGATATGGAGCTTATAAACTTTATACGGGAGTAATTCAGCCTGCTATTGATAAAGAACGTGAACATGAATATGAATTGGCCACTTGGGGAGCAGTTGTTGGCAAAGAAACTTCTGAATCTGCTAATAAATTTAAGAATTTTTCTAGTCAGGCTACTCAAGCTATGGATAAAGCACAATCTAATGTTAAGCAAAATGCTGATTCAATAAAGAAGGCATTTGAGGGAATGGGCAATGAAGCCAAAAAGAATGCTAAAAAAATAGAAGACTCTATTGGATCAACAGCTAAATATTTAGGTGGCGATGCAGGAAAATACTTAAAAGGTGTTGGATCTAAAAGGACTAAAACTGATAATTCATATTTAGATAATATTACTGCTGACCAAAAGAAAGCTGATGCAATAATTGCTGCTGCAAAAGCACAAGGCGGGAAGATGTCAGCTGATACTCGTCAAGAATTGAGTAATATTCAAGCTGATATTACAGCTAATTACGTTGCTACATTAGGAAAGACAAAAAATGCTAGTGTGCGTCTTAGACAAGCACTTGCAGGAACTTTTGACAGCTCATCTTCAAAAGCACAATTACAAAAATATGTAAATGATGTTGATGATGCTTTAAATAAAAACTATAGAAATACTCAAAAAGGTATGTCTAAGCTAAATAGCTTATATAAAAGTGGAAAGATTAGTTATCGAGATTATGCGAAGACTAAGGAACTCTATGAAGACGCAGATAGAGAAAGAACCGATAAATTAATTGATTCTAATATCAAACTAAAAAGAGCCCAAGGTGAAAGCTGGGATGAAATTAAAAACCAACTTAAAACCGTCGGTCGTGATTGGGGAGTTACAGCTAATCAAATAGACCGTGCAATTGATAGAGTAAAAAAAGGTCATCAAAGTTTAGGAAAATATGTCATTGATACTACTGGTAAAATGACAAAATCAACTAAAAAAGCAAGTGACACATGGAATAGTTGGGTACTTGATCCTAAAACAGGAAAAGTAAGAACTAATTTATCTGAATTTTTAGCACAAAAGTCTAAAAGTCAAAAAGGATGGGATCAATTACATTTTGTAATTAAAAATGCCAAGCTTTCTACTAATTCTAAAATGGCTATTGCTGAAGCTGTTAGTGCAAACCATAGATGGAGTTCATTAAGTTGGAAAGAACAACAGGCTTTAATTCGCTCTAAAGGCGGTAAAGAAGTACAACAACTTATGTACATTGAGGGACAATGGAATAATTTAGATCCCAAAATTCAAACATTAATTGCTACTGCTAAAGGAAAAGATGAAATTGTAAATTCTTTAAGCAATATTAAGAATTGGAATTTGCTTAAACCTGAACAGAAGCAATTAATTATTAATGAATTTTCTGGTTTTGATAAACTGCGCCTTGAATTAAACAACATTAAAGAATGGAATTCTTTAAGTACCAAAAAGCAAGACGCAATAATGAATATTGTAAAACATGGAGGTAGCTTAGAAGATGAGTTAAAGAAGGCTCAAGTGTGGAATTCCCTTCCTAAAAGTATGCAAAAAGAGATTAGAATAGTTGATAACTCATCAAAAAGAATTAATAGCGTCAAATTAGCTCTTAAAACAATTAATTCATTTACCGCTAAGCCTAAGCTTGAAATGAATACGACTAATGCGGTTGATCGTATAACGAAGTTCAATACTTTATTGAATGATACTTCTAAGAAACAGCCATTTGTTAAAGTTGATGCACATACGGAAGATGGTCTGGGTAAGGTTGAAAGACTAAACGATACGATTAATTCAATGACACGCACGCCTAAAACATCTCATGTAGGAATTACTGTTTCAGGTAAGGATAAATTGGATTCTGCTAAGAATAGTCAAAAGCAATTTAATGCTTTACCTACCTTGCCAAAACATAACAGCATGTCTGTTAGCGGTGCTGGTCAAGTGCAGGACGGAACAAATAAACAAAAAGGCTTTAATGGTACATCATCATCTAGCAAAAAGAACTCTATGCATACTGATGGAGTAGGACAAGTACAAGATGGTACTAATAAGCAAAAGAATTTTAATGGCACAAGATCAAGTAGTAAGCATAATCATATGAGTGCTAGTGGTCGTGGTGAAGTAGCAGACGCTACTTCAAAACAACAAGCTTTCAGGAGACAGCGTGGTCATACTATTCAAAACACTATAAGAACCGTATATGAAACCGTAAAGAAATTTATTACTGGCCATAAAGCCACAGGAACAGCTGGAGCATGGAGATTTAAGCACTTTGCTTATGGAACTCCTAATGACGGCTGGGAAGGTGGTCCAGTAGTTGTAGGCGATGGTCATCGACAAGAAGTTGTATATGACCCCCAAGTAGGACTATTTAAAACTCCTGCTACTGATACTGTAATGGATTTATCTAAGGGGTCTGTTGTATGGCGTTCTGTAGAAGCGTTTGAGACAGCAATGGAACATGCAGGGATTAATAATTATCCGAAGTTTGCTTACGGAACTGCTAGTCAAGACTTAGTAGCATTAGCTAATAGATTGCCTGATGATATGGAGCAACAACTTAAAACAGTTAACCCACAATCGTCTAGCTTGAGTGGTTTTAATGAAACTCAAATGCAAACTAATGAACTAATTGCAACATTGATCGAACAGAATGCAATGCTAGTTCGATTATTTAAGAACTTAGGCATGAACGTAAACATTGATGGCAAACAGCTAGCAAAAGCACAGGTAGAAAATAATTCCAGTGCATTGAATGAATTTGTTAAGCAAACAGGAATGGG of the Lactobacillus isalae genome contains:
- a CDS encoding terminase large subunit; its protein translation is MIDETTRYAQEIVGLKIPANKKTRQAAKRHLDDLEKSKNDDYPYYFDAKKAETVINFISSLPNPDDGQPMKLVNFQAFIVGSLFGWKKKKDGLRRFTYAVISMARKQGKSIIVAGIALYMLVYEKNPVMARQIYTAANKRDQAKLTFNYVVDFLKPLRYKSKFFRKRTRIKRDTIEDTESSSFITPLSNDVKGMQGLNTMLGILDEQADSTDRSVLEAIQKSQRQQKQPLTIIISTVSDQINGWFHETEYKYVTKLLNGDVEDDTYFAVWYEQDNEEELADPKNWIKSNPILYDEKIREHLLPKLKEDWKRAQDMETTTSSKIYTFNMWQQASENSYINVKDWSTIRIDKTPDLYGRDVYLGLDLARVGDLSAVSWCIPIDEDSKFYVGSHAFVGTRGGIENKIQRDKIDYLALRKRGEVTLSNLQSGNIDDQQIIDYIYNFIGQYNLNVRSMCYDRYSANHIIDTFNEDGYLMVDVAQGLATLSEPTKQFRKFVQDKTIEHGDNRLLEIAVNNAIVKENNDAVILDKTMYRNKIDPLAALINAFTQAYLYDFSLVHKRDDDFYENEFHF
- a CDS encoding phage portal protein, with protein sequence MTFFRPLTAFNDSGSFIDFNDSNPRYVPIDKLRNSDVFTAVNVISNDIATNPIKLESDNVNHIADDNFSDLNYLLNVKPNDYVSARDFKYALCANLLLTGNAYARILRSKRRNKPMALILLRPSWVDVEVEDLTGQIRYYIQDNTHDPYYLDPEDIIHIKMLTTNGMIGASPLYSLVDELSMQRQGNKLLNDFFGSGINGSAILKLPGDPTPDSRDNVRKKWLEANTGNKTHRVMVLSSREEYTPVEIDTSILKIVNSNDYTTKQIAKAFGIPVSRLGLENAHTSLPQSNLDYIQNSLDHYFNRFTSEFNIKLLSFQQAKKYHFEFDVSRLMELDTETNMKQTLDWYKSGLLDDNEARRRLGYAPYKDVMSGTRVIMSNFVPIENIRENFPNNVIKGNQYDDNGKPTDEEHFEQTGQGNVVKVKTGKGNDTNGDQKLNSDAESGSGDKKDSRNGSGIQPKK
- a CDS encoding HK97 family phage prohead protease; this encodes MPKVDQETRKIQGTAVVFNQRSEDLGGFIEEIEPSAFDSVDTSDVVLLYNHNTGDVLARTSANTLLLNIDGSGVHFEAEIPKTTLGNDTMTNLENRNVQGMSFGFTIADDDWQEQPDGSLLHIVRKIGKLYELSLTPFPAYKETDVAVSQRSMKNFLDKRNELEADKEWLKLQKDLNIKEI
- a CDS encoding phage major capsid protein; its protein translation is MLKEKIKEATAKYNDLVQKRSALLKDADTASEVKDIKEIRSKITGLNTELDQAKADLDDLKELEKEEQRSIAPEVNEGPHHRGGGSSKDKLEIQKRAINAYIHTRDASNATEVGLKSEDAEVTIPKDIQYIPTEEVKTVTDLSKLVTQFTPTTASGTYPIVKRATAKLHTVAELEKNPELAKPEFIKREWKVDTYRGAIPLSQESIEDSAADLIGIVSNNAMEQKINTTNAAISTILQSFTAKSVSGSDVDAIKHILNVDLDPAYQRTIIASQSFYQYLDTLKDKNGRYLLNDPITTDSPAMLLGVSVIVVEDNLLGKDGEAHAFIGDIKRAVLYANRSDIQIRWVDNDIYGTYLRASVRFGVVKADENAGYFVTAGTAGN
- a CDS encoding head-tail connector protein translates to MADTTFDKQQFKDYLRINFDEDNAVIENLWRGAEEVICTQVSKTATPEKLSKYQMFTIAVRLLATHWYESKTTVPQTATVKANTAEIPYGVTRLIDIIYTRYVNDPEFNEDENSGNEKQDGQE
- a CDS encoding phage head closure protein; protein product: MKNKTVKNKEDGTYEDKLVPIKELWCDVTRSTLKEYRENSGLEEGKDNTIFLVNYMDSREITSDMFIHFNGNDYNIKNIQRDYERFDSTRITGRLVEK
- a CDS encoding HK97-gp10 family putative phage morphogenesis protein, producing the protein MVQGLEDVMSNIRALRDKGQRAQKDALNKMGDTFENTLRENIPVGMQHGYEIHLAEDVKKGTPRMRQGILSLKVGLAGSASTGELPAWYAHFADTGSMKKAPTFFSEKSRDQSIPELKQDVIDQFKKELGS
- a CDS encoding major tail protein, with protein sequence MADKKFVKIGAKNLRFAQLDDEGFIKGDILQLPGTTEIDVSVTSDNATINADDGPYMTLSSGISKTTAKVSNYFLTPEAKTMLLGTKYAKGMEFYGDDSLPNHVAMMFETQLQSNEAHPLYVGLLNGTFKFPDNKNKTKGSGAPDPSPEELEGEFVMQERGNNKIAEINGFTSDPDFDMATYESVVFPKDQASLDAALKKVFDATTPSGPTA
- the gpG gene encoding phage tail assembly chaperone G, with the translated sequence MKETIKLYEDGEYKTYERDMAKIPLTVEDWMNANELDVAQHNYSMKTTSDKPMKAKDAQDLVKADVKFVVNYFRNQFTLDQAMKGIAPKVMVEEFNKWYSQSAGALDIGNEKGDQKK